A single window of Leptolyngbya ohadii IS1 DNA harbors:
- a CDS encoding class I fructose-bisphosphate aldolase: MFENELRATAQAMVAPGKGILAADESFGTANKRFQKLGIPTTEEMRRAYREMLFTTPGIGDFFSGVILFDETIRQSTADGVPFVQLLSDQGIIPGIKLDAGAKPLAKSPNELITEGLDGLRDRVKEYYEMGARFAKWRAVITIGDGIPTRRCIEANAHALARYAGICQEGGLVPIVEPEVLMDGDHSLERSYAVHEEVLKTVFYELHRSGIVLDQMVLKPSMVISGQSRQNQASVDEVAHATVKCLLDCVPASVPGCAFLSGGQTDQQATEHLNMMNVLYGGKLPWKLTFSYGRALQQAAMQAWMGKPENVPTAQKALSLRAKCNSAASLGRYSPEMEKVAASV; encoded by the coding sequence ATGTTTGAGAACGAGCTACGAGCCACCGCCCAGGCAATGGTGGCACCGGGAAAAGGCATTCTGGCAGCGGACGAAAGCTTTGGCACCGCCAATAAGCGATTTCAGAAACTCGGCATTCCCACCACCGAGGAAATGCGTCGCGCCTACCGGGAAATGCTGTTTACCACGCCCGGCATCGGGGATTTCTTTAGCGGCGTCATCCTGTTTGACGAAACGATCCGGCAATCGACTGCTGACGGAGTGCCCTTTGTTCAATTGCTCAGCGATCAGGGCATCATTCCCGGCATTAAACTCGACGCAGGCGCAAAACCCCTGGCAAAGTCCCCCAACGAGCTGATTACCGAAGGGCTGGACGGACTGCGCGATCGCGTCAAGGAATACTACGAGATGGGCGCGAGGTTCGCGAAGTGGCGGGCAGTCATTACGATCGGGGATGGCATTCCCACCCGTCGCTGTATCGAGGCAAATGCCCATGCCCTGGCTCGCTATGCCGGAATTTGTCAGGAAGGCGGACTGGTGCCGATCGTAGAACCGGAAGTGCTGATGGATGGCGATCATTCCCTGGAGCGCAGCTATGCCGTACATGAGGAAGTCCTGAAGACGGTATTCTACGAGCTTCACCGCTCCGGAATTGTACTGGATCAGATGGTGCTGAAGCCCAGCATGGTGATCTCCGGTCAGAGCCGCCAGAACCAGGCAAGCGTCGATGAAGTGGCACATGCTACGGTGAAATGCCTGCTGGACTGCGTACCTGCCTCCGTCCCCGGCTGTGCCTTCCTGTCTGGCGGACAAACGGATCAGCAAGCCACCGAACACCTGAACATGATGAACGTTCTCTACGGGGGCAAACTTCCCTGGAAGCTCACCTTCTCCTACGGACGCGCCCTTCAGCAAGCTGCCATGCAAGCCTGGATGGGTAAACCGGAAAACGTTCCCACCGCACAAAAAGCACTCTCCCTGCGGGCAAAATGCAACAGCGCCGCCAGCCTGGGCAGATACAGCCCCGAAATGGAAAAAGTAGCAGCCAGCGTCTAG
- a CDS encoding PspA/IM30 family protein, which produces MGLLDRIWRVIRANLNSLLNQAEDPEKILEQTVQDMQNDVIQLRQAVAQAIATQKRTERQAAQAQQNAQEWYRRAQLALQKGEESLAREALTRRKSFQDTADALKAQIDQQSTIVTKLKQNMVALEGKLAEARTKKDMYVARARSAQAQQQLNDALGRMNPNGAMAAFERMEERVQQLEAQAEAVAELNEGDDIDRRFRALESGGDVDAELAAMKSQLLRGGSSAPQLRSQSQPLDPEVEADLKQLRSQLEEI; this is translated from the coding sequence ATGGGACTGCTCGATCGCATCTGGAGAGTAATTCGTGCGAATCTCAATAGCCTGCTGAATCAGGCGGAAGACCCGGAGAAAATCCTGGAACAGACGGTTCAGGATATGCAGAACGATGTGATTCAGCTACGGCAGGCAGTTGCCCAGGCGATCGCCACCCAGAAGCGCACCGAACGACAGGCGGCACAAGCGCAGCAAAACGCCCAGGAATGGTATCGGCGGGCGCAGTTGGCTTTGCAAAAGGGCGAAGAGAGCCTGGCAAGAGAAGCATTGACCCGACGCAAATCCTTCCAGGACACGGCAGACGCGCTGAAGGCACAGATCGATCAGCAAAGCACGATCGTCACCAAGCTGAAGCAAAATATGGTGGCGCTGGAAGGCAAGCTGGCGGAAGCCCGCACCAAGAAAGATATGTACGTTGCCCGTGCGCGATCGGCTCAGGCACAGCAGCAGCTTAACGATGCCCTGGGACGGATGAATCCGAACGGCGCAATGGCAGCTTTTGAACGGATGGAGGAGCGGGTACAGCAGCTTGAAGCGCAGGCAGAAGCGGTTGCCGAACTAAACGAAGGCGATGATATCGATCGGCGGTTCCGGGCACTGGAAAGCGGTGGCGACGTAGACGCAGAACTGGCGGCAATGAAGTCTCAGCTTTTGCGCGGTGGTTCCTCCGCTCCCCAACTCCGTTCCCAATCCCAGCCGCTCGACCCGGAAGTAGAGGCAGACCTGAAGCAGCTACGATCGCAGCTTGAGGAAATTTAG
- a CDS encoding M1 family metallopeptidase yields MSHSAIESLVFDTSNGRKSFVLPGAKPHYNPDRPGQVEHIALDLVLDIPAQSYSGTCRIQLSPVRNGVDRLTLDAVNLQIQSVRVAEVEQSFDYDGEQLHIRLKEPTQAGQAIELVIAYQVEKPQRGLYFVAPTEDYPQKSVEVWTQGEDEDSRFWFPCFDYPGQLATSEIRVRVPRRYIALSNGELIETQEAGEDTIYHWYQKQVHPTYLMTLAVGDFAKLEDAWSGKPVTYYVEKGREADARRTMGKTPQMIEFFSQTFGYAYPFPKYAQVCVEDFIFGGMENTSTTLLTDRCLLDERAALDNRTSEALVAHELAHQWFGDLVVIKHWSHAWIKEGMATYSEVLWTDQEYGKDEAAYYRLETARSYLSEDATRYRRPIVTHVYREAIELYDRHLYEKGACIYHMMRAELGDDLFFRAIHTFVNDNAHRTVETIDLLRAIDKATGRNLQPLFDQYVFRGGHPDYKIAYSWDGDSSLAKLTVTQTQAQEGNGLDSGLFDLRVTIGFGNVEDSGQDLGKNSGKGSNSPSIKPFTVRIHEREQTFYFPLAEKPQFISFDLGNHLLKTVELEYPIAELKAQLQHDPDPVSRIYAAEALARKGGLEAVKALAQAVQSDRFWAVRAEAVGQLASVKLDQAFEGVVKGLEDPEARVRRAVVNALAEIKTIDSYRALKKLAENGDPSYYVEAAALSALGTVAAGKLNGKSKEEKVLKLYRSVLAERAGWNETVRSGAILGLSKLKTSEDALDLILEYTAAGTPQALRLSAIRALGAISTGQNNINLERILNRLDELSRESFFLTQVSTSIALGQMETLKAIGILSALADQTPDGRVRRLAEEAIERVRKAVKQDQAVQKLQEELEQLKKDNQELKSRLENLEAKAK; encoded by the coding sequence ATGTCTCATTCTGCAATTGAATCGCTCGTCTTCGATACCAGCAACGGACGCAAATCCTTTGTCTTGCCGGGAGCGAAACCCCACTACAACCCCGATCGTCCTGGTCAGGTCGAGCATATTGCCCTGGATCTGGTGCTGGATATTCCGGCACAAAGCTACAGCGGAACATGCCGAATTCAGCTCTCTCCGGTAAGAAATGGGGTCGATCGACTGACGCTGGATGCGGTAAATTTGCAGATTCAGTCGGTGCGGGTGGCAGAAGTCGAGCAGTCTTTTGACTATGACGGAGAACAGCTTCATATTCGGTTGAAGGAACCAACCCAGGCAGGTCAGGCGATCGAACTGGTGATTGCCTATCAGGTCGAAAAACCCCAGCGAGGGCTGTACTTCGTTGCGCCGACGGAGGACTATCCCCAGAAATCCGTAGAGGTCTGGACGCAGGGCGAGGATGAGGATTCGCGCTTCTGGTTTCCCTGCTTTGACTATCCGGGACAGCTAGCAACTTCGGAAATTCGGGTGCGGGTGCCGCGTCGGTATATTGCCCTTTCTAATGGTGAACTGATCGAGACGCAGGAAGCAGGTGAGGATACGATCTACCACTGGTATCAAAAGCAGGTTCACCCCACCTATCTCATGACTTTGGCAGTCGGAGATTTTGCCAAATTAGAGGACGCCTGGAGCGGTAAGCCCGTCACCTACTACGTGGAAAAAGGACGCGAAGCCGATGCCCGCCGCACAATGGGCAAAACGCCCCAGATGATTGAATTTTTCAGTCAAACCTTTGGCTATGCCTATCCGTTTCCAAAATACGCCCAGGTCTGCGTGGAGGACTTTATCTTTGGCGGCATGGAGAATACGTCCACGACGCTTTTGACCGATCGCTGTCTTCTGGATGAGCGGGCTGCTCTGGATAACCGCACCTCCGAGGCGCTGGTGGCACACGAACTGGCTCACCAGTGGTTTGGCGATCTGGTCGTGATCAAGCACTGGTCGCACGCCTGGATCAAAGAGGGTATGGCAACCTATTCCGAAGTGCTGTGGACGGATCAGGAATACGGTAAGGACGAAGCTGCCTACTATCGCCTGGAAACTGCCCGCAGCTATCTCAGCGAAGATGCGACGCGATACCGCCGCCCGATCGTCACCCACGTTTATCGGGAAGCGATCGAACTCTACGACCGTCACCTGTATGAGAAGGGAGCCTGCATCTATCACATGATGCGAGCCGAGCTGGGGGATGATCTGTTCTTCCGGGCAATCCATACCTTTGTCAACGACAACGCCCATCGCACCGTTGAAACGATCGATTTGCTGCGGGCGATCGACAAAGCCACCGGACGCAATTTGCAGCCCCTCTTCGATCAGTACGTCTTCCGGGGCGGACATCCCGACTATAAGATTGCCTACTCGTGGGATGGAGACAGCAGCCTCGCCAAACTCACCGTCACCCAAACCCAGGCACAGGAAGGCAATGGACTCGACAGCGGCTTGTTTGACCTGCGCGTGACGATCGGCTTTGGCAATGTAGAAGACTCAGGACAAGATTTAGGAAAAAATTCAGGAAAAGGCTCGAATTCCCCCAGCATCAAGCCCTTTACGGTTCGCATCCACGAACGGGAGCAAACTTTCTACTTCCCCCTGGCAGAAAAGCCGCAGTTCATCAGCTTCGATCTGGGCAACCATCTGCTAAAAACCGTTGAGCTGGAATACCCGATCGCCGAACTGAAAGCGCAGCTCCAGCACGACCCTGATCCCGTTTCCCGCATCTATGCAGCAGAAGCTCTGGCGAGAAAAGGGGGATTAGAAGCGGTCAAGGCTCTCGCGCAGGCAGTCCAGTCCGATCGCTTCTGGGCAGTCCGGGCAGAAGCAGTGGGTCAGTTGGCATCCGTGAAGCTGGATCAGGCATTTGAAGGGGTGGTAAAAGGACTGGAAGATCCAGAAGCGCGAGTCCGCCGAGCTGTGGTCAACGCCCTGGCAGAGATTAAGACGATCGACAGCTATCGGGCACTGAAGAAACTGGCGGAGAATGGCGATCCCAGCTATTACGTGGAAGCGGCTGCGCTGTCTGCCCTGGGAACGGTGGCGGCAGGGAAGCTAAACGGCAAATCGAAGGAGGAGAAAGTCCTGAAGCTCTATCGATCGGTTCTGGCGGAACGGGCGGGCTGGAATGAAACGGTTCGCAGCGGCGCAATTCTGGGACTCAGCAAGCTCAAAACCTCCGAGGATGCCCTGGATCTCATCCTGGAATACACGGCAGCAGGCACTCCCCAGGCTCTCCGACTGTCAGCCATCCGGGCGCTGGGCGCAATCTCCACAGGACAGAACAATATCAACCTGGAGCGCATTCTCAACCGCTTAGACGAACTTTCCCGCGAATCCTTCTTCCTGACCCAGGTTTCTACTAGCATTGCGCTCGGACAAATGGAAACCCTGAAGGCGATCGGCATCCTCAGCGCCCTGGCAGACCAAACCCCCGATGGTAGAGTGCGTCGCTTAGCAGAAGAGGCGATCGAGCGAGTCCGGAAAGCCGTGAAGCAGGATCAGGCAGTCCAGAAGCTTCAGGAGGAACTGGAGCAGCTGAAGAAGGACAACCAGGAGTTGAAGAGTCGGCTGGAGAATTTGGAGGCGAAGGCGAAGTAG
- a CDS encoding pentapeptide repeat-containing protein produces MDVSAFAAEYAAGRRDFAGINLAGANLSGINLSGANLTQAVLPLAQFDRTNLTEVNLSGAYLYGATMQYVRLTNANLLGADFTKANLSGANLVKANLTRARFSGAILQGVNLRQANLSGINFCGANLSGINLRSANLTEANLQWANLTGARLSGAILTDAKLDNVRLSQAYLNGVDLHGVDLDGVDLSNSKLSGTNLSGANLTVANLNDVCLRMANLAEANLHAASLNGAALYHADLHSADLSQSELMEATLHDANLTQANLNGARLYGADLSHANLTNASLWEAKLDRANLQGANLSGANLQGASLRQTDLRKIRYSPQTQFPDAARTLSYA; encoded by the coding sequence ATGGATGTTTCAGCATTTGCAGCCGAATACGCTGCCGGACGACGAGACTTTGCGGGGATTAATTTAGCAGGGGCGAATCTAAGCGGGATTAATCTGAGCGGGGCAAATCTAACTCAGGCAGTGCTTCCCCTGGCTCAGTTCGACCGCACCAATCTGACAGAGGTTAATCTGAGCGGGGCGTATCTCTACGGGGCAACGATGCAGTATGTCCGTTTAACCAATGCGAATCTGCTGGGAGCTGATTTCACAAAGGCAAATCTGAGTGGGGCGAATCTGGTGAAGGCAAACCTCACCCGTGCCCGGTTTAGCGGAGCGATTTTGCAGGGTGTCAATCTGCGGCAGGCAAACCTGAGCGGAATTAACTTTTGCGGGGCAAACCTGAGCGGGATTAATTTGCGATCGGCGAACCTGACCGAGGCGAATTTGCAGTGGGCAAACCTGACGGGGGCAAGGCTGAGCGGCGCAATCCTCACCGACGCCAAGCTGGATAACGTGCGGCTGAGTCAGGCATACCTGAACGGGGTGGATCTGCATGGGGTGGATCTGGATGGCGTCGATCTGAGCAATTCCAAACTGAGCGGCACGAATTTGAGCGGCGCAAACCTGACGGTGGCAAACCTGAACGATGTCTGTCTCCGGATGGCAAATCTGGCAGAGGCAAATCTTCACGCAGCCTCTTTGAACGGCGCAGCTCTGTATCATGCCGACCTGCATTCTGCCGATCTCAGCCAATCTGAACTGATGGAGGCAACCCTACACGATGCCAATCTGACCCAGGCAAACCTCAACGGGGCAAGGCTCTACGGTGCCGATCTCAGCCATGCCAACCTCACCAATGCCTCGCTGTGGGAAGCCAAGCTCGATCGCGCCAATCTTCAGGGGGCTAATCTCTCCGGCGCAAATTTGCAGGGAGCCAGCCTGAGACAGACCGATCTTAGAAAAATTCGCTACAGTCCCCAGACCCAGTTCCCCGATGCCGCTCGCACGCTCAGCTATGCGTGA
- a CDS encoding HlyD family efflux transporter periplasmic adaptor subunit, whose translation MQTRLKWVSLALLLLSTSTGCSAVSNSFSNSSKAQSQPAPAAEPIPSVVAIGRLAPAGEVMKVSVPNAADSRVNQILVKEGDWVKAGQVIAVLQGSDRKQRDLEKAQKDVEYYRARLAQIQAGDAKNADIAAQQANIARLEAQLQNEVIGQDAAIASAEAVLRQAQTTYDRNVYLQQEGALKASDLDQARQELETAQATLKQRQAERQTTIATLTQQIRQERENLSKLREVRPVDVRVAQADLDRAMIAVEQSQADLEDTKVKAPIAGQVLRINTRVGEQVNTQDGVVELGRTDQMYAIAEVYETEIEKVKPGQKATVLSEYGGFAGKVQGVVEQVGLQVGKRKLSQDASDPTSDQDTRVVEVKIRIDRSDSAKIAALTNMQVRVEIHTGEAR comes from the coding sequence ATGCAAACTAGACTGAAATGGGTTTCGCTTGCGCTTTTGCTCCTCAGTACCAGTACAGGCTGTAGTGCAGTTTCCAATTCATTTTCCAATTCCTCGAAGGCTCAGTCTCAACCCGCACCTGCTGCTGAACCGATTCCATCCGTTGTGGCGATCGGGCGTTTGGCTCCCGCTGGCGAAGTGATGAAGGTTTCGGTGCCCAATGCAGCAGATAGCCGGGTAAACCAAATTCTCGTTAAAGAGGGCGACTGGGTGAAAGCCGGACAGGTGATTGCCGTTCTGCAAGGTTCCGATCGCAAACAGCGCGACCTTGAAAAGGCACAGAAGGATGTGGAATATTACCGGGCAAGACTGGCACAGATCCAGGCAGGGGATGCCAAAAATGCCGATATTGCAGCACAGCAGGCAAACATTGCGCGACTGGAGGCACAGCTTCAAAATGAGGTAATTGGGCAGGATGCGGCGATCGCTAGCGCAGAGGCAGTGCTGCGGCAGGCTCAAACCACCTACGATCGCAATGTTTATTTGCAGCAGGAAGGTGCCCTGAAGGCGTCGGATTTAGATCAGGCAAGACAGGAACTCGAAACGGCGCAGGCAACCCTGAAACAAAGACAGGCAGAGCGCCAAACCACGATCGCCACCCTCACTCAGCAAATCCGCCAGGAGCGGGAAAACCTGAGCAAACTGCGGGAAGTGCGTCCGGTAGATGTGCGCGTGGCACAGGCAGATCTGGATCGGGCGATGATTGCTGTGGAACAAAGTCAGGCAGATTTAGAAGATACCAAAGTAAAAGCCCCGATCGCAGGTCAGGTATTGCGAATTAATACCCGCGTGGGTGAACAGGTGAATACACAGGATGGCGTGGTCGAACTGGGACGAACAGACCAGATGTACGCGATCGCGGAAGTCTACGAGACGGAAATTGAGAAGGTCAAGCCCGGACAAAAAGCCACGGTATTGAGCGAGTATGGCGGCTTTGCAGGGAAGGTGCAGGGCGTGGTCGAACAGGTCGGTTTACAGGTCGGTAAACGCAAACTGTCGCAGGATGCTAGCGATCCCACAAGCGATCAGGATACCCGTGTGGTCGAAGTCAAAATTCGCATCGATCGAAGCGATAGCGCCAAAATCGCTGCCCTTACCAATATGCAGGTGCGCGTCGAAATTCACACAGGAGAAGCCCGATGA
- the devC gene encoding ABC transporter permease DevC, translating to MKLRHLWQAYKPLGWAQLTHQKVRLAVALMGVAFSNILVFTQLGLRAMMFDGITLLPESLQGELFLKSARSPTIAWDFGGISKTYLYQADMIPGVESVRPLYIGGSSWTNPAKLNQTRDRTTPFDIFAANRVKVLAFNPVQPVFNLPEVNQQRGRLNQPGVILFDRLGQPGLGDVPALLAEQGTVTSVMRGQRVQVVGLFSLGGNSDDNGNVIMSDWNYARITRDSLDAVSIGVVILESGADIAAVQAQLQSRLPPEIRVMTKAELIETEQAFYGSLPEGKVLTFGAIMGFIVGMVIVYQILYTDISNHLSEYATLKAMGYSDRSLWIMVLQQALLLAVLGFIPGYLASYGVYGVLAQATRIPLAMRWDVVLQVFVITVVMCAASGTIAMNKLRSADPVDVF from the coding sequence ATGAAACTGCGTCATCTCTGGCAAGCCTATAAGCCGCTGGGCTGGGCACAGCTAACCCATCAGAAAGTGCGGCTCGCGGTAGCACTCATGGGGGTCGCTTTCTCAAACATCCTGGTCTTCACTCAGCTTGGACTGCGGGCAATGATGTTCGACGGTATTACACTACTGCCCGAATCCCTCCAGGGAGAACTGTTTCTTAAATCGGCGCGAAGCCCAACGATCGCCTGGGACTTTGGCGGAATTTCCAAAACGTACCTTTATCAGGCAGATATGATTCCGGGCGTTGAGTCTGTGCGCCCCCTTTATATTGGTGGATCTTCCTGGACGAATCCTGCCAAATTGAATCAAACTCGCGACAGAACAACCCCGTTTGATATTTTTGCCGCAAACCGAGTGAAGGTGCTGGCATTTAATCCGGTGCAGCCTGTGTTTAATCTGCCGGAGGTGAACCAGCAGCGGGGTCGGCTCAACCAGCCGGGGGTCATTTTATTCGATCGCCTGGGACAACCCGGATTAGGAGATGTGCCTGCCCTCTTGGCTGAGCAGGGAACGGTCACGAGCGTTATGAGAGGACAGCGGGTTCAGGTCGTGGGTCTGTTTAGTTTGGGCGGCAATTCTGACGATAATGGCAACGTGATCATGAGCGACTGGAACTATGCCCGTATCACTCGTGATTCCTTAGATGCCGTCAGTATCGGTGTGGTGATTCTGGAGTCGGGAGCCGACATTGCTGCGGTTCAAGCTCAGCTACAGTCGCGGTTGCCGCCGGAAATCAGAGTGATGACCAAAGCAGAGCTGATTGAGACAGAGCAGGCATTCTATGGTTCCTTACCAGAGGGAAAAGTTCTCACCTTTGGGGCAATCATGGGCTTTATTGTCGGCATGGTGATTGTGTATCAAATTCTCTACACCGACATCAGCAATCATCTGTCCGAATACGCCACCCTCAAGGCAATGGGCTATAGCGATCGCTCTCTCTGGATCATGGTGCTGCAACAGGCATTGCTTCTGGCGGTGCTGGGCTTTATTCCGGGCTATCTTGCTTCCTATGGCGTTTATGGGGTGCTAGCACAGGCGACGCGAATTCCATTAGCGATGCGCTGGGATGTGGTTTTACAGGTGTTTGTGATAACTGTGGTGATGTGTGCGGCGTCGGGTACGATCGCGATGAATAAGCTTCGATCGGCTGATCCGGTGGATGTGTTTTAA
- a CDS encoding DevA family ABC transporter ATP-binding protein, translated as MNPIVSIRNLSHAFGKGSLQKKVLSDISLDLNPGEVVILEGPSGGGKTTLLTLIGALRSAQSGSLKILQQELMGAKKQQLIQVRNQIGFIFQAHNLLDCLTAWENVSMSLKLHSAIPKSEYRRRSAEILSAVGLGEFLDCYPKQLSGGQQQRVAIARALVSRPRLVLADEPTAALDSKTGRDVVNIMQTLAKEEGCTVLLVTHDNRILDVADRILHMEDGRCR; from the coding sequence ATGAATCCGATCGTCTCCATTCGCAATCTTTCTCACGCCTTTGGTAAAGGTTCGCTGCAAAAAAAAGTTCTCTCCGATATCTCCCTGGATCTGAATCCGGGGGAAGTGGTAATTCTCGAAGGTCCATCGGGCGGCGGCAAAACGACACTGCTAACGCTCATTGGGGCATTGCGATCGGCACAGTCGGGCAGCCTCAAAATCCTGCAACAGGAACTTATGGGGGCAAAGAAGCAGCAGTTAATTCAGGTTCGCAATCAGATTGGCTTTATCTTTCAGGCACACAATCTGCTGGACTGCCTGACCGCCTGGGAAAACGTCAGTATGTCGCTGAAGCTGCACTCCGCAATTCCCAAATCAGAATATCGACGGCGATCGGCTGAAATTCTGTCCGCTGTAGGATTAGGAGAATTTCTGGATTGTTATCCCAAGCAGCTATCGGGAGGTCAACAGCAGCGAGTGGCGATCGCCCGTGCCCTGGTCAGCCGTCCTAGACTGGTGCTTGCCGATGAACCCACTGCGGCACTAGACAGCAAAACGGGACGCGATGTCGTGAACATTATGCAAACCCTGGCAAAGGAGGAGGGCTGTACGGTGCTGCTTGTCACCCACGACAACCGGATTCTGGACGTTGCCGATCGGATCTTGCACATGGAGGATGGTCGCTGTCGCTAG
- a CDS encoding LmeA family phospholipid-binding protein: MPEEPRLDEQFVSQAIQLGLSSQLQSAEDIQVNIRTDILKMIHGQADSVSVRGQGMVVQNLRVEEMELHTQDLDLNAKSLLRGKLELDKPLNATSRIVFTEADLNQALNNPAIVDRIPPLKFQIQGQPVVIVLQPPFKIGLPGGGRIAIDATVLSQEANKAHPIRFSAVAYPRAGDRPVMLEAFNCHDGGAVSLELMLALVQRVKQLMELPDFYFEGMLCRVLEMTAEAGRLILQVETEMAQIPFGGETGFAGHS, encoded by the coding sequence ATGCCTGAAGAACCGCGTCTTGATGAACAGTTTGTATCCCAGGCAATTCAGCTTGGACTTTCAAGCCAGCTCCAATCGGCAGAAGATATTCAGGTTAATATCCGCACGGATATCCTGAAGATGATTCACGGACAGGCGGATTCTGTTTCAGTGCGGGGGCAGGGAATGGTCGTGCAGAATTTGCGCGTCGAAGAAATGGAGCTGCATACGCAGGATCTTGACCTGAATGCCAAAAGCTTGCTGCGGGGTAAGCTGGAACTCGATAAGCCCCTCAATGCCACCAGCCGTATTGTCTTCACAGAAGCGGATCTCAATCAGGCGTTAAACAATCCGGCAATCGTCGATCGGATTCCGCCGCTGAAGTTTCAGATCCAGGGTCAGCCCGTGGTGATTGTGTTGCAGCCTCCCTTTAAAATTGGTCTGCCGGGGGGTGGCAGAATTGCGATCGATGCCACAGTTCTATCCCAGGAAGCGAACAAGGCACACCCGATTCGCTTTTCGGCAGTTGCCTATCCCAGAGCAGGCGATCGCCCTGTGATGCTGGAAGCTTTTAACTGTCATGATGGCGGCGCGGTATCCCTGGAACTCATGCTGGCACTGGTGCAGCGGGTCAAGCAGCTAATGGAGCTTCCCGACTTTTACTTTGAGGGGATGCTCTGTCGGGTCTTGGAAATGACGGCGGAGGCAGGCAGGCTAATTTTGCAGGTCGAAACTGAAATGGCTCAAATACCTTTTGGGGGAGAGACTGGCTTTGCGGGTCATTCCTGA
- a CDS encoding SAM-dependent methyltransferase has protein sequence MQEALLNTGFNTKLNSKLNSNLNAEAVAIASSQSSTKLLSQESQTELQTELQTYSPNEVFFCPEESHFYAQCIEKMLLNQGTEAITAVEFGAGDGSPVIHSLLKAPFAGEIHGFELNAAACELAQARIQQYRLQGKYFVHNHCFFEGLKSKNPEYLIANPPYIPAPDDDICMPALHGGVDGATITKKLLTLDCDNVMLMISAYSNPIDTIEHALSQGYQVSDFMVTPLQFGYYSSEPKVRNWITEMRKRREAFYSANIYFLAGVLFQKKRHAGVDLSAELLQVMTAL, from the coding sequence ATGCAAGAAGCACTATTGAATACTGGGTTCAATACCAAGTTAAATTCAAAACTCAATTCAAACTTAAACGCTGAAGCGGTCGCGATCGCCTCATCCCAGTCATCCACAAAACTATTATCTCAGGAATCGCAAACGGAACTGCAAACTGAGCTACAAACCTATTCACCCAACGAAGTTTTCTTTTGCCCTGAAGAATCTCATTTCTATGCCCAGTGCATTGAGAAAATGCTGCTGAATCAGGGCACGGAAGCCATTACGGCAGTGGAGTTTGGTGCAGGGGATGGTAGCCCGGTGATTCACTCCCTGCTGAAGGCTCCCTTTGCAGGGGAGATCCACGGGTTTGAACTCAATGCCGCTGCCTGTGAACTGGCACAAGCAAGAATTCAGCAGTATCGGCTTCAGGGCAAATACTTTGTCCACAACCACTGCTTTTTTGAGGGGCTGAAGTCTAAGAATCCAGAGTACCTGATTGCAAATCCGCCCTACATTCCCGCTCCGGATGATGATATTTGTATGCCCGCTCTGCATGGCGGCGTGGATGGCGCAACGATTACCAAAAAGCTGCTGACGCTGGACTGCGACAACGTGATGCTGATGATCTCGGCGTACTCGAATCCGATCGACACGATCGAACATGCGCTGTCTCAGGGCTATCAGGTCTCTGACTTTATGGTGACGCCGCTCCAGTTTGGCTACTACAGCTCGGAGCCAAAGGTTCGCAACTGGATTACGGAAATGCGGAAGCGACGGGAAGCTTTCTATTCGGCAAATATCTACTTCCTGGCAGGTGTCCTGTTCCAGAAAAAGCGTCACGCTGGAGTTGATTTATCTGCTGAGCTGCTGCAAGTGATGACTGCGCTGTAA